The following are encoded together in the Serratia odorifera genome:
- a CDS encoding fumarylacetoacetate hydrolase family protein, whose product MRHARIRHHGQTLEVTVDPQLRVTLPNGQVLEETEVEWLPPSQGTVFALGLNYADHASELEFKAPEEPLVFLKAPNTLIGHRQVSMRPAGVEYMHYEAELVAVIGKTARNVSRERAMEYVAGYTLCNDYAIRDYLENYYRPNLRVKSRDGLTPIGPYIVDRDDIDDPHNLPLSTYINGELRQRGTTADMIFDIPFLISYLSAFMTLQPGDMIATGTPKGLADVQPGDEVVVEIEGIGRLVNHIISERNYQESLR is encoded by the coding sequence ATGAGACACGCCCGTATTCGCCACCATGGCCAGACGCTGGAAGTAACCGTTGATCCGCAGCTGCGCGTAACGCTGCCGAACGGCCAGGTGCTGGAAGAGACCGAGGTTGAATGGTTGCCGCCGTCGCAGGGCACGGTGTTCGCGCTGGGTCTGAACTACGCCGATCACGCCAGCGAACTGGAGTTCAAGGCGCCGGAAGAACCGCTGGTGTTCCTCAAGGCACCGAACACGCTGATCGGCCACCGTCAGGTGTCGATGCGCCCGGCCGGGGTGGAGTACATGCACTATGAAGCCGAGCTGGTGGCGGTGATCGGCAAAACTGCCCGCAACGTCAGCCGTGAACGGGCGATGGAGTATGTTGCCGGCTACACCCTGTGCAACGACTACGCCATTCGCGACTATCTGGAAAACTACTACCGGCCGAACCTGCGGGTAAAAAGCCGCGACGGATTGACGCCGATTGGCCCGTATATCGTCGATCGGGACGATATTGACGATCCGCACAATTTACCGCTCAGCACCTATATCAACGGCGAGCTGCGCCAGCGCGGTACCACCGCCGACATGATTTTCGACATTCCTTTCCTTATCAGCTACCTGAGCGCATTTATGACGCTGCAACCGGGTGACATGATCGCCACCGGCACGCCAAAGGGGCTGGCCGACGTGCAGCCGGGGGACGAAGTGGTGGTGGAGATAGAAGGCATTGGCCGTTTGGTCAACCACATCATCAGTGAAAG
- a CDS encoding fumarylacetoacetate hydrolase family protein has translation MKGTVFAVALNHRSQLDAWHQAFREPPYKTPPKTPVWFIKPRNTFLANGGAIPLPQGEAVYSGATLAMVIGDVARKVPVQQAADYIAGYALANDVSLAEDSFYRPAIKAKCRDGFCPLGDIGPLAALDDVQIVTEINGVEQDRWSSADLLRSPAELLAAISEFITLQPGDALLIGTPQRRVEIRPGDQLTLRAAGLPPLTNRVVQGGSQS, from the coding sequence ATGAAAGGAACCGTTTTTGCGGTTGCGCTCAATCACCGCAGCCAGCTCGATGCCTGGCATCAGGCGTTTCGCGAACCGCCGTATAAAACCCCGCCGAAAACGCCGGTGTGGTTTATCAAACCGCGCAACACCTTCCTCGCCAATGGCGGCGCCATCCCGTTGCCGCAGGGGGAAGCCGTTTACAGCGGCGCAACGTTGGCGATGGTGATCGGTGACGTGGCGCGTAAGGTGCCGGTGCAACAGGCGGCTGATTACATTGCCGGCTACGCGCTGGCCAACGACGTCAGCCTGGCGGAAGACAGCTTCTATCGCCCGGCGATCAAAGCCAAATGCCGCGACGGCTTTTGCCCGCTAGGGGATATTGGCCCGCTGGCGGCGCTTGATGATGTGCAGATTGTTACCGAAATCAACGGCGTGGAGCAGGACCGCTGGTCTAGCGCCGATTTGCTGCGTTCGCCTGCCGAGCTGCTCGCCGCCATCAGCGAGTTCATCACCTTGCAGCCTGGCGATGCGCTGCTGATCGGCACGCCGCAGCGGCGGGTTGAAATCAGGCCGGGTGACCAGCTAACGCTGCGCGCCGCCGGGCTGCCGCCGCTGACTAACCGTGTGGTGCAAGGAGGAAGCCAATCATGA
- the hpaR gene encoding homoprotocatechuate degradation operon regulator HpaR — MHESLTIALLQARETAMGFFRPILKRHNLTEQQWRIIRVLADQRSIEFHELAAQTCILRPSLTGILSRMERDGLIFRLKPVNDQRKLYVSLTQQGQTLYDVARSQVEQGYNEIEAAFSPEKMQQLMALLDELITLGDSLPANVIAHPGKQQ, encoded by the coding sequence ATGCATGAATCCTTGACCATCGCCCTGTTGCAGGCGCGTGAAACTGCCATGGGGTTTTTCCGCCCGATATTGAAACGCCATAACCTTACCGAACAGCAATGGCGCATTATCCGCGTGCTGGCGGACCAGCGATCGATCGAATTTCACGAGTTGGCGGCGCAAACCTGCATTCTGCGCCCCAGCCTGACCGGCATTCTGTCGCGCATGGAACGCGACGGGCTGATCTTCCGGCTAAAGCCGGTCAACGATCAGCGCAAGCTGTACGTTTCGCTGACTCAGCAGGGCCAGACGCTGTACGACGTTGCGCGCTCGCAGGTTGAGCAGGGTTACAACGAGATAGAGGCGGCGTTTTCGCCAGAAAAGATGCAGCAGTTGATGGCGTTGCTCGACGAGCTGATCACCCTCGGTGACAGCCTGCCGGCCAACGTGATCGCCCATCCCGGCAAGCAGCAGTAG
- a CDS encoding alpha/beta hydrolase, with protein MSEHNVSFIKGCHGNIALHDWGNPQPRFLALLVHGYGEHLGRYHYVARTLHDIGARVFGPDHLGHGLSQGERVLIEDFDTLVDDLHQIATRFQQRFPSLPLVVIGHSMGGLIASRYVQRYGEKVQALVLSGPLIGRKTAISDLYDLDTLPDDPLDTTTLSRDPAVGAAYNADPLVWHGPFKRATLGAMQTMLARINAGPSFGNLPTLWLHGENDRLVLLEDTRTGIDILQGSHLETAIFPGAQHEIFNEINKDQVLKRLTTFIERQLSALGEKL; from the coding sequence ATGTCGGAACATAACGTCAGTTTTATCAAGGGATGCCACGGCAACATCGCGCTGCATGACTGGGGCAACCCGCAGCCACGTTTTCTGGCGCTGCTGGTACACGGTTACGGCGAACATCTGGGGCGTTATCACTACGTGGCACGTACGCTGCACGACATTGGCGCACGGGTGTTCGGCCCTGACCATCTCGGCCACGGGCTGTCACAGGGTGAACGGGTACTGATTGAGGACTTTGACACGCTGGTCGACGATCTGCATCAGATCGCGACACGCTTTCAGCAACGGTTTCCCTCGCTGCCGCTGGTGGTGATTGGCCACTCAATGGGCGGCCTGATCGCCAGCCGCTACGTACAACGCTATGGCGAGAAGGTACAGGCGTTGGTACTCTCCGGGCCGTTGATCGGCCGTAAAACTGCCATTTCCGATCTGTACGATCTGGACACGTTGCCCGACGATCCGCTGGATACGACTACGCTGTCGCGCGATCCGGCGGTGGGCGCGGCCTATAATGCCGATCCCCTGGTGTGGCACGGCCCGTTCAAGCGGGCAACGCTGGGCGCCATGCAAACTATGCTGGCCAGGATTAACGCCGGGCCGAGCTTTGGCAACCTGCCGACGCTGTGGCTGCACGGCGAAAACGACAGGCTGGTACTGCTGGAAGACACCCGCACCGGCATCGACATCCTGCAAGGCAGTCATCTTGAAACGGCGATTTTCCCCGGCGCCCAGCATGAGATCTTCAATGAAATCAATAAAGATCAGGTGCTGAAACGGCTAACGACATTTATTGAGCGCCAGCTGTCAGCATTAGGCGAAAAGTTGTGA